The Aedes aegypti strain LVP_AGWG chromosome 3, AaegL5.0 Primary Assembly, whole genome shotgun sequence genome contains a region encoding:
- the LOC110678162 gene encoding uncharacterized protein LOC110678162, with product MMELNQDVEEEPDSANIMEREAFQLDLAFRNEAARNSVEEVSALRATNWRGRSSENVPQASAGEISSRDLATAIICWQCESPGHTYLRCPNPKRFLFCYSCGKKGCTTRNCDACILRWRQLEAHNASQVPGNRNWENPQ from the coding sequence ATGATGGAACTGAATCAAGATGTAGAGGAAGAACCGGATTCAGCAAATATCATGGAACGAGAAGCCTTCCAGCTAGATTTGGCTTTCCGAAACGAAGCAGCGAGAAACTCGGTGGAAGAAGTGAGCGCTCTGCGAGCGACCAACTGGAGAGGGCGATCGTCTGAAAATGTACCTCAAGCATCGGCTGGAGAAATCAGCAGCAGAGATTTAGCAACAGCAATCATCTGTTGGCAATGCGAGAGTCCTGGTCATACCTACTTAAGATGCCCTAACCCGAAACGTTTTCTTTTCTGCTACAGCTGCGGAAAGAAGGGTTGCACTACGCGTAACTGCGATGCCTGTATCTTACGTTGGCGACAATTAGAAGCCCACAATGCCTCTCAGGTTCCGGGAAACCGGAATTGGGAGAACCCGCAGTAA